The following proteins are co-located in the Pirellulales bacterium genome:
- a CDS encoding YXWGXW repeat-containing protein: MAAYSTLRMSVRVLTTRTVVALNSVVLAVGVGVSPAAAQAPELAPPALPRLDNDVPPPAPGGLAVLGGEVAAADGLQVLDRGPIHEAFAEPMVDPAMHQDLGKALVPREPPEPINELPPEVRPEGANVIWIPGYWMWSPDQNDFAWVSGVWRNAPPDRRWVPGHWSPLEGGFVWSPGFWVGEEAAEIAYLPAPPQSLEQGPSSPAPSDNHFWIPGCWIYQNNAYAWRAGYWYVGQPNWVWVPSYYAYTPRGFVYVSGFWDRPIVRRGFLYASVYWRSPLYLRPGFVYRPRAVVNINLLTVNLFVNPYRHHYFYGGFGPSFVNLGFYPWHAYHRRGPGFYDPLFAYHRWHDGRHNHNWHANLEQQYRRFDQWDRAGDGQRRGGPRPGGADIVLANHRQLADHGLNVATRATTATERAKISGNIEQWRGFEKKRIAAETNLTGDVSSRIRAGKPALETGGQVRNRTTLGDASARVDGVPRSGGPAQDLARNATTKRNIATTPGATGRLKLDGDALPGPDRQAGSRPGGSRPGFAGGGQANATIGTTGPGSAIGGDSNAQVRSGGSVDGSRRVISGGGQIGLGQGNANSAAGNIGNANGAPQRQVAPGRSYRYLPSTGGAVETAPGNNAVPRLQGTYRGNVDVNPGVGAPNQSYRRSVTPGQSMPSGSWQPGMRQLPAAGNAPRIQSGGGQNAIQGTPSYRPQGRGSFAPSGGGGGGGGANMRSFTPQGNTGGQGTMQLRSGGGGGGGGGNAIRGGGGGGGGGGRRGR, encoded by the coding sequence ATGGCCGCCTATTCAACTCTTCGCATGTCGGTCCGCGTCCTGACGACGCGCACCGTGGTCGCTCTGAACAGCGTCGTCCTGGCCGTGGGGGTCGGGGTCTCGCCCGCGGCGGCACAGGCGCCCGAGTTGGCTCCCCCGGCGCTGCCGCGATTGGACAACGACGTTCCGCCGCCCGCTCCGGGCGGTCTGGCCGTCCTTGGCGGCGAGGTTGCTGCGGCTGACGGGTTGCAGGTCCTCGACCGCGGGCCGATTCACGAAGCGTTCGCCGAACCGATGGTCGACCCGGCCATGCACCAAGATTTGGGCAAGGCGCTCGTGCCGCGCGAGCCCCCCGAGCCGATCAACGAACTGCCCCCGGAGGTGCGCCCCGAAGGGGCCAACGTGATCTGGATCCCCGGCTACTGGATGTGGTCGCCCGACCAGAACGACTTCGCGTGGGTCAGCGGCGTCTGGCGCAACGCCCCGCCGGATCGGCGTTGGGTCCCCGGACACTGGTCGCCGCTGGAGGGGGGCTTTGTCTGGTCGCCCGGCTTCTGGGTCGGCGAAGAGGCGGCCGAGATCGCCTATCTGCCGGCTCCGCCGCAGAGTCTTGAGCAGGGCCCGTCGAGCCCCGCTCCGAGCGACAACCACTTCTGGATTCCCGGCTGTTGGATCTATCAGAACAACGCCTATGCTTGGCGCGCCGGGTACTGGTACGTCGGGCAGCCGAACTGGGTGTGGGTCCCCTCGTACTACGCTTACACGCCGCGCGGATTCGTGTACGTCTCCGGGTTCTGGGACCGTCCGATCGTGCGGCGCGGGTTCCTGTACGCGTCGGTGTACTGGCGCTCGCCGCTGTACCTGCGCCCCGGGTTCGTCTATCGGCCGCGGGCGGTGGTGAACATCAACCTGCTGACGGTCAACCTGTTCGTGAACCCGTATCGGCACCACTACTTCTACGGCGGGTTCGGACCGAGCTTCGTGAATCTCGGGTTCTATCCGTGGCATGCGTATCACCGACGCGGCCCCGGGTTCTACGACCCGCTGTTCGCGTATCACCGCTGGCACGACGGGCGGCACAACCACAACTGGCACGCCAACCTCGAACAGCAGTACCGGCGGTTCGATCAGTGGGATCGTGCCGGCGACGGGCAGCGGCGCGGCGGACCGCGTCCCGGGGGCGCCGACATCGTGTTGGCGAATCACAGGCAGCTTGCCGATCACGGGCTGAACGTCGCGACCCGCGCGACCACCGCGACCGAGCGGGCGAAGATTTCCGGCAACATCGAACAGTGGCGCGGCTTTGAGAAGAAGCGGATCGCCGCCGAAACGAACTTGACCGGGGACGTCTCAAGCCGGATTCGGGCCGGCAAGCCCGCGCTGGAGACGGGCGGGCAAGTCCGCAATCGGACGACCCTCGGCGATGCGTCGGCCCGCGTTGACGGCGTCCCCCGCAGCGGGGGGCCTGCGCAAGATCTGGCTCGCAATGCGACGACGAAGCGCAACATCGCGACGACCCCGGGGGCCACCGGACGGCTGAAGCTCGACGGCGACGCGCTGCCCGGCCCGGACCGTCAAGCGGGTTCGCGCCCCGGCGGGTCGCGACCGGGCTTCGCCGGCGGCGGACAGGCGAACGCCACGATCGGCACGACCGGTCCGGGGAGCGCGATCGGCGGCGATTCCAACGCCCAGGTCCGCAGCGGCGGCAGCGTCGACGGCTCGCGCCGCGTCATCTCCGGCGGCGGCCAGATCGGCCTCGGCCAGGGCAACGCGAACAGCGCCGCGGGGAACATAGGCAACGCGAACGGCGCGCCGCAACGGCAAGTCGCTCCGGGCCGCTCGTACCGTTACCTGCCGAGCACGGGGGGCGCCGTCGAAACCGCCCCCGGCAACAACGCGGTTCCGCGCCTGCAGGGAACGTACCGCGGCAACGTGGACGTGAACCCTGGCGTCGGCGCGCCGAACCAAAGTTACCGGCGCAGCGTCACGCCCGGTCAGTCGATGCCCTCCGGCAGTTGGCAACCGGGCATGCGGCAGTTGCCCGCAGCGGGAAATGCGCCGCGAATCCAGAGCGGCGGCGGGCAGAACGCCATCCAAGGCACGCCGTCGTATCGCCCGCAGGGACGCGGTTCGTTTGCACCAAGCGGCGGAGGAGGAGGAGGGGGCGGCGCGAACATGCGCAGCTTCACGCCCCAGGGCAACACCGGCGGACAAGGCACGATGCAACTCCGCTCCGGCGGCGGAGGGGGAGGCGGCGGCGGCAACGCGATCCGCGGCGGTGGCGGCGGTGGCGGCGGTGGAGGTCGTCGCGGGCGCTAG
- a CDS encoding ADP-ribosylation factor-directed GTPase activating protein isoform b, with product MIRVLAAVWLTACPAFAAAAEGAEQPPAASAGGAARVVQGKLPEMAGDALRDRIDEVLRFTYRERQMSLQENAAWQILHGVLAFGRDFEVLDGDQPVNTLDWLFAGKPMRGWTMTPTEFGLRAEIEPGRFGQGHEDQWLAIIAQCHVPHDQKIKVGAEEYQVYDLIRRSMYDCYEGKESSWTIIELSHYLKPLDQTWQARDGETWSLGRLAGMEAGPSFDEMIWMERILGAACGGTHRLIGLAMALNRWKAAYPDRELTADWQAVQARVRWAIATAREYQLPNGAFSIMFFQRPSNSRSIDEHLAATGHILEFLSLSLSREQLQEAWVRRAVVFLCDLLERTRKLDLECGALYHAAHGLVLYRQSVWGEPGDW from the coding sequence ATGATCCGGGTCCTTGCCGCCGTCTGGTTGACCGCCTGTCCCGCTTTTGCGGCCGCTGCCGAGGGGGCCGAGCAACCTCCGGCTGCGAGTGCCGGGGGCGCCGCCCGGGTGGTCCAAGGCAAGCTCCCCGAGATGGCGGGGGACGCCCTGCGGGATCGCATCGACGAGGTTCTGCGGTTCACGTACCGCGAACGGCAGATGAGTCTCCAGGAGAACGCGGCCTGGCAAATTCTCCACGGGGTGCTCGCTTTCGGCCGCGACTTCGAGGTGCTCGACGGCGATCAGCCGGTCAACACGCTCGACTGGCTGTTCGCGGGCAAGCCGATGCGGGGGTGGACGATGACCCCGACCGAGTTCGGCCTGCGGGCCGAGATCGAACCGGGGCGCTTCGGCCAGGGGCACGAGGACCAGTGGCTGGCGATCATCGCCCAGTGCCACGTGCCGCACGACCAGAAGATCAAGGTCGGGGCCGAGGAGTACCAGGTCTACGATCTCATCCGCCGGTCGATGTACGACTGCTACGAGGGGAAGGAAAGCAGTTGGACGATCATCGAGTTGTCGCACTATCTCAAGCCGCTCGACCAGACATGGCAGGCCCGCGACGGCGAGACGTGGTCGCTGGGCCGGTTGGCGGGGATGGAAGCAGGGCCGAGCTTCGACGAAATGATCTGGATGGAGCGGATCCTCGGGGCGGCGTGCGGGGGAACGCACCGGCTGATCGGGCTGGCGATGGCGCTCAATCGCTGGAAGGCCGCGTACCCCGACCGCGAACTGACCGCCGACTGGCAGGCGGTGCAAGCTCGGGTGCGATGGGCGATCGCCACGGCGCGGGAGTACCAGCTCCCCAACGGGGCGTTCTCGATCATGTTCTTCCAACGCCCGTCGAACAGCCGCAGCATCGACGAGCATCTTGCCGCGACGGGGCACATCCTGGAGTTCCTGTCGCTGTCGCTCTCGCGCGAGCAACTCCAGGAAGCATGGGTCCGCCGGGCGGTCGTTTTTCTGTGCGACCTGCTGGAACGGACCCGCAAGCTCGACCTCGAGTGCGGCGCCCTCTACCACGCGGCCCACGGACTGGTGCTGTACCGTCAATCCGTCTGGGGCGAGCCGGGAGATTGGTGA
- a CDS encoding zinc metallopeptidase — MLMHFDPLYFLYLAPGLLLALWAQSKVRSTYAQAQQVPSRLTGAGAARHILDAAGLQDVAIEPIGGELSDHYDPRAKVLRLSQGVYGARSLAAVGIAAHEAGHAIQDAKRYAPLVLRNLAVPAASFGGNISSLLIMAGIGLLYSQIALGGLLLKAGIIAFACVAIFQVINLPVEFDASKRAKALLVSHGIVHEQEMGPVNSVLNAAAWTYVAGTLQTIMILLYYLMRFSGGSRE; from the coding sequence ATGTTGATGCACTTCGACCCCCTGTACTTCCTCTACCTCGCTCCCGGCTTGCTGTTGGCGTTGTGGGCTCAGTCCAAGGTCCGGTCGACCTACGCCCAAGCGCAGCAGGTCCCGTCGCGCCTCACCGGGGCCGGCGCCGCGCGCCACATCCTCGACGCGGCCGGGTTGCAGGACGTCGCCATCGAGCCGATCGGCGGCGAACTCTCCGACCACTACGACCCGCGCGCGAAAGTCCTCCGGCTCAGCCAGGGGGTCTACGGCGCTCGGTCTCTGGCCGCGGTGGGGATCGCCGCGCACGAAGCGGGCCACGCCATCCAAGACGCCAAACGCTACGCCCCGCTCGTGCTCCGCAACCTGGCCGTCCCCGCGGCCAGCTTCGGCGGCAACATCAGTTCGCTGTTGATCATGGCGGGCATCGGGCTGTTGTACAGCCAGATCGCGCTGGGCGGATTGTTGCTCAAGGCGGGCATCATCGCCTTCGCGTGCGTCGCGATCTTCCAGGTGATCAACCTGCCGGTCGAGTTCGACGCCAGCAAGCGCGCCAAGGCCCTGCTGGTGAGCCACGGCATCGTCCACGAACAGGAGATGGGTCCCGTGAACAGCGTGCTCAACGCCGCCGCGTGGACGTACGTCGCCGGCACGCTGCAGACGATCATGATCCTGCTGTACTACCTGATGCGCTTCAGCGGCGGCAGCCGCGAGTAA
- the thiS gene encoding sulfur carrier protein ThiS translates to MTIQLNGADRQIAAGATVADLLAELELDPRHVAVERNLELAPRTAHADVRLAPGDRIEIVTLVGGG, encoded by the coding sequence ATCACCATCCAACTCAACGGCGCCGACCGACAGATCGCCGCCGGCGCTACGGTCGCCGATTTGCTCGCCGAGTTGGAGCTCGACCCCCGACACGTGGCGGTCGAGCGAAATCTCGAGCTCGCCCCGCGCACCGCTCACGCCGACGTGCGTCTCGCCCCCGGCGATCGCATCGAGATCGTCACCCTCGTCGGCGGAGGGTGA
- a CDS encoding thiazole synthase → MSSTAIAHDDPLVIGSHTLGSRLIVGTGKYATYALMGEALERSGADCITVAVRRERLVDAQGNNLLDFIDTSRYTLLPNTAGCFNADDAVRVARLGREILLGLDNPGADWVKLEVLADAKTLLPDPVATIEATERLVADGFQVLCYSTDDPIVARRLKNAGAASVMPAGSPIGSGQGILNPNNIRICMEYLKDGDPDYPVIVDAGVGAASDVAIAMELGVDGVLLNTAIAHAQDPLLMADAMRHAVSAGRLSSLAGRIPKRLYATASSPEEGTITAGPQ, encoded by the coding sequence ATGAGCAGCACCGCCATCGCTCACGACGACCCCCTTGTCATCGGCTCGCACACGCTTGGCAGCCGGCTGATCGTCGGCACGGGGAAGTACGCCACCTACGCCCTCATGGGCGAAGCGCTCGAGCGCAGCGGCGCCGACTGCATCACAGTCGCGGTGCGGCGCGAGCGGCTCGTCGACGCCCAGGGGAACAACCTGCTCGACTTCATCGACACGTCGCGCTACACGCTCCTCCCCAACACGGCGGGGTGCTTCAACGCCGACGACGCGGTGCGAGTCGCCCGGCTGGGACGCGAGATTCTGCTGGGGCTCGACAACCCCGGCGCCGATTGGGTCAAGCTCGAGGTGCTCGCCGACGCCAAGACGTTGCTCCCCGATCCCGTGGCGACGATCGAAGCGACCGAGCGGCTGGTGGCCGACGGGTTCCAGGTCCTCTGCTACTCGACCGACGACCCGATCGTCGCCCGGCGACTGAAAAACGCCGGCGCCGCCAGCGTGATGCCCGCGGGAAGCCCGATCGGCTCGGGGCAGGGGATCCTCAACCCCAACAACATCCGCATCTGCATGGAGTACCTCAAGGACGGCGACCCCGACTACCCCGTGATCGTCGACGCGGGGGTCGGCGCCGCAAGCGACGTCGCGATCGCCATGGAACTGGGGGTCGATGGCGTGCTGCTGAACACGGCGATCGCCCACGCCCAGGACCCGCTGTTGATGGCCGACGCGATGCGCCACGCCGTGAGCGCCGGACGGTTGAGCAGTCTCGCCGGCCGCATTCCGAAGCGGTTGTACGCGACCGCCAGCAGCCCGGAAGAGGGGACGATCACCGCGGGGCCTCAATAG